One Rhizobium sp. NRK18 genomic window carries:
- a CDS encoding class I SAM-dependent methyltransferase translates to MAGAAEIYGEYGAGKSTIWVHRNTSAEIISVDTNAQWLSTVEDAVGPSDRLQLRYVDVGPVGEWGRPDSYARRDSFDGYLEAIWKCDAKPQVVLIDGRFRVACFLTCLKNADPGTVILFDDYAYRPYYHIVEEILPPQQRTDRMAVFIVPEQRDFPRIAEMQGMFRMVMD, encoded by the coding sequence ATGGCCGGTGCCGCCGAAATCTATGGAGAATACGGCGCCGGCAAGTCGACGATCTGGGTTCACCGGAATACCTCTGCAGAGATCATCTCCGTTGATACGAATGCGCAGTGGCTGTCGACAGTGGAAGATGCTGTCGGCCCGTCAGACCGTCTTCAGCTCCGGTACGTGGACGTCGGTCCCGTCGGTGAATGGGGGCGGCCGGACAGTTACGCCAGGCGGGATTCCTTCGACGGCTATCTCGAGGCAATCTGGAAATGTGATGCCAAGCCACAAGTGGTCCTGATCGACGGCAGATTTCGCGTCGCGTGTTTCCTGACATGCCTGAAGAATGCCGACCCGGGCACCGTGATCCTCTTCGACGACTATGCCTACAGGCCCTACTACCACATTGTCGAAGAGATTCTTCCGCCCCAGCAGCGTACCGACAGAATGGCCGTTTTCATCGTTCCCGAGCAGCGCGACTTTCCGCGCATAGCGGAGATGCAGGGCATGTTCAGGATGGTCATGGACTGA
- the glmU gene encoding bifunctional UDP-N-acetylglucosamine diphosphorylase/glucosamine-1-phosphate N-acetyltransferase GlmU, with amino-acid sequence MNDRTCLAIVLAAGDSTRMKSSKSKVLHPIAGRPMIAHVMAAVAATGIADAALVVGRNADEVTKAASVEGLSVEAFLQTERLGTGHAVLSARDAIARGYDDILVTYGDVPLVTAAPFLAAREGLAAGNDVVVIGFETAKPTGYGRLIVEKGELLAIREEKDATDEERKITRCNSGLMAINGRKAIELLSRIGNQNAKGEYYLTDLVEIARSLGGRTSVVDAPEAELAGCNNRAELAMIERFWQERRRHELMVSGVTMIAPETVFLAYDTEIGQDALIEPNVVFGPGVTIDGGAVIHAFSHIEGAHVSAGASVGPFARLRPGADLAEGSKVGNFCEVKNADIGKGAKVNHLSYIGDASVGADANIGAGTITCNYDGVNKHHTDIGAGAFIGSNSALVAPVNIGANALVASGSVITENVPDEALALGRARQEVKPGRATVIRERNLAIKAAKKAAKDAGR; translated from the coding sequence ATGAACGACCGTACCTGTCTCGCGATCGTCCTTGCCGCCGGCGACAGCACGCGGATGAAATCGAGCAAATCGAAGGTCCTGCATCCGATTGCCGGGCGCCCGATGATTGCCCATGTGATGGCCGCAGTGGCCGCCACCGGGATTGCGGATGCGGCTCTGGTGGTCGGCCGCAATGCCGATGAGGTGACCAAGGCAGCCTCGGTCGAAGGCTTGTCCGTCGAGGCGTTCCTGCAGACCGAGCGGCTTGGAACCGGACATGCTGTGCTTTCGGCACGCGACGCGATCGCGCGTGGCTATGACGATATTCTCGTGACCTATGGCGACGTGCCGCTGGTGACTGCCGCGCCGTTTCTCGCAGCCCGCGAGGGGCTTGCCGCCGGCAATGACGTCGTCGTCATCGGATTCGAGACGGCCAAGCCGACCGGCTATGGCCGGCTGATCGTCGAAAAGGGTGAGCTTCTGGCGATCCGCGAGGAAAAGGATGCGACCGACGAGGAGCGAAAGATCACCCGCTGCAACAGCGGCCTGATGGCGATCAACGGCCGGAAGGCGATTGAACTTCTCAGCCGGATAGGTAACCAGAACGCCAAGGGTGAGTATTACCTGACGGACCTCGTCGAGATCGCCCGCTCACTCGGCGGCCGGACATCGGTGGTCGATGCGCCGGAGGCAGAGCTCGCCGGCTGCAACAACCGCGCCGAACTGGCGATGATCGAACGCTTCTGGCAGGAGCGCCGTCGCCATGAACTCATGGTCTCCGGCGTGACGATGATTGCCCCGGAAACCGTGTTTCTCGCCTATGACACCGAGATCGGCCAGGACGCGCTGATCGAGCCCAACGTCGTGTTCGGCCCGGGTGTGACGATCGATGGCGGCGCGGTGATCCATGCATTCTCGCATATCGAGGGCGCACATGTTTCGGCCGGGGCGTCGGTCGGGCCGTTTGCGCGGTTGCGGCCGGGCGCGGATCTGGCGGAAGGGTCGAAGGTCGGAAATTTCTGCGAGGTGAAGAATGCCGATATCGGCAAGGGCGCCAAGGTCAACCACCTGAGCTATATCGGCGACGCGTCCGTCGGGGCCGATGCGAATATCGGCGCCGGCACAATCACCTGCAATTACGACGGGGTGAACAAGCACCATACGGATATCGGGGCAGGGGCATTCATAGGGTCCAACTCCGCGCTTGTCGCCCCGGTCAATATCGGCGCGAATGCGCTTGTCGCTTCGGGCAGCGTGATCACGGAGAACGTTCCCGACGAAGCGCTCGCGCTCGGCCGCGCCCGCCAGGAGGTGAAGCCGGGTCGGGCGACCGTGATCCGCGAGCGCAACCTTGCCATCAAGGCCGCCAAGAAAGCCGCGAAGGATGCCGGCCGCTAA
- the glmS gene encoding glutamine--fructose-6-phosphate transaminase (isomerizing): MCGIVGIVGKSPVAERLVDALKRLEYRGYDSAGVATVHDGVMDRRRAPGKLFNLEKKLDGEPLAGLTGIAHTRWATHGVPNETNAHPHFVDGVAVVHNGIIENFSELRDELTAAGAVFSTQTDTEVVAHLVAHYLKAGMSNREAVLATLGRVTGAFALAVMFRNDPGTIIGARSGPPLAIGYGRGEMFLGSDAIALSPFTSEITYLADGDCAVITAEDAEIIDFSGKPVSRARQISQATAYVVDKGNHKHFMEKEIYEQPEVISHALGHYVDFSTNRVSKVAEGIDFASATGLAISACGTAYLAGLIGKYWFERYARLPVEIDVASEFRYREMPLSPSQAALFISQSGETADTLASLRYCREQGLKIGAVVNVTESTIAREADAIFPTLAGPEIGVASTKAFTCQLGVLASLAIAAAKARGTIDAADEQAMVKHLAEMPRIMSRVLNLIQPQMESLARELSRCRDVLYLGRGTSYPLAMEGALKLKEISYIHAEGYAAGELKHGPIALIDENMPVIVIAPHDRFFEKTVSNMQEVAARGGRIIFITDEKGAAASNLPTMATIVLPNVNEIIAPMVFSLPIQLIAYHTAVFMGTDVDQPRNLAKSVTVE, from the coding sequence ATGTGCGGAATTGTTGGAATTGTCGGCAAGTCGCCGGTCGCGGAACGGCTGGTCGATGCGCTGAAGCGTCTGGAATATCGCGGTTATGATTCCGCTGGCGTTGCGACCGTTCATGACGGCGTAATGGATCGGCGGCGGGCGCCCGGCAAGCTCTTCAACCTGGAAAAGAAGCTCGATGGCGAGCCGCTGGCTGGTCTTACGGGCATTGCGCACACCCGCTGGGCGACGCATGGCGTTCCCAACGAGACCAATGCGCATCCGCATTTCGTCGACGGTGTTGCCGTGGTCCACAACGGCATCATCGAGAACTTTTCCGAACTGCGGGATGAACTCACCGCCGCCGGCGCCGTCTTCTCGACGCAGACCGACACCGAAGTCGTCGCGCATCTGGTGGCGCACTATCTCAAAGCCGGCATGTCCAACCGCGAGGCGGTTCTGGCGACGCTCGGGCGGGTGACCGGCGCGTTCGCGCTGGCGGTGATGTTCCGCAATGATCCCGGCACCATCATCGGTGCGCGCTCCGGTCCGCCGCTTGCCATCGGCTATGGGCGGGGCGAGATGTTCCTCGGTTCCGACGCGATCGCGCTCTCGCCGTTCACCAGCGAGATTACCTATCTCGCCGACGGCGACTGCGCTGTGATCACGGCCGAGGATGCGGAGATCATCGACTTCTCCGGCAAGCCGGTCAGCCGTGCGCGGCAGATCTCGCAGGCGACTGCCTATGTCGTCGACAAGGGCAACCACAAGCATTTCATGGAGAAGGAAATCTACGAGCAGCCCGAGGTGATCTCGCATGCGCTCGGACACTACGTAGACTTCTCCACCAATCGCGTCTCGAAGGTTGCCGAAGGGATCGACTTCGCTTCCGCGACGGGTCTGGCGATTTCCGCCTGTGGCACGGCCTATCTCGCCGGATTGATCGGCAAGTACTGGTTCGAGCGTTATGCGCGCTTGCCGGTCGAAATCGACGTTGCGTCGGAGTTCCGCTACCGCGAGATGCCGCTTTCGCCCTCGCAGGCGGCGCTCTTCATTTCGCAGTCCGGCGAGACGGCCGATACGCTGGCGTCGCTGCGCTATTGCCGCGAGCAAGGGCTGAAGATCGGTGCGGTCGTCAACGTGACCGAATCGACGATTGCCCGTGAGGCGGACGCCATCTTCCCGACGCTTGCCGGCCCGGAGATCGGGGTCGCCTCCACCAAGGCGTTCACCTGCCAGCTCGGCGTACTGGCGTCGCTGGCGATCGCGGCGGCCAAGGCGCGCGGCACGATCGATGCGGCGGACGAACAGGCCATGGTCAAGCACCTCGCCGAAATGCCGCGCATCATGTCGCGGGTTCTGAACCTCATCCAGCCGCAGATGGAATCGCTGGCGCGCGAACTGTCCCGCTGCCGGGACGTGCTCTATCTCGGCCGCGGCACGAGCTATCCGCTGGCCATGGAAGGCGCGCTGAAGCTCAAGGAAATCTCCTACATCCACGCCGAGGGCTATGCCGCTGGCGAATTGAAGCATGGTCCGATCGCACTGATCGACGAAAACATGCCGGTGATCGTGATCGCGCCGCATGACCGGTTCTTCGAGAAGACCGTCTCCAACATGCAGGAGGTCGCGGCGCGCGGCGGCAGGATCATCTTCATCACCGACGAAAAGGGCGCTGCGGCATCCAACCTGCCGACCATGGCGACGATCGTCCTGCCGAATGTCAACGAGATCATCGCGCCGATGGTCTTCTCGCTGCCGATCCAGCTGATCGCCTACCATACCGCCGTCTTCATGGGCACGGACGTCGACCAGCCACGCAACCTCGCCAAGTCGGTCACGGTGGAATAA